One window from the genome of Pedobacter schmidteae encodes:
- a CDS encoding ankyrin repeat domain-containing protein encodes MMADLETLIETGNRQEIFDLLSQNPSLADKETSHGISPILLACYYKKPEIAALIAKFSNQINLFEASALGKLEETAFLTERHPTLVNTFSKDGFTALGLAAYFGNEEITRLLILRGADVNTPANNGFNVFPIHSAVASGNHNITKMLINAGANVNVTQQAGFTPLHAAAQQGDIEIIILLLENGAEVDVKMEDGKLPADLAREKGFNEIAEILSV; translated from the coding sequence ATGATGGCGGATCTTGAAACACTAATTGAAACAGGCAACAGACAGGAGATTTTTGATCTTTTATCCCAAAATCCCAGTCTGGCTGATAAAGAAACCAGTCATGGCATATCCCCAATCCTACTGGCATGCTATTACAAAAAACCTGAAATAGCGGCATTAATAGCTAAATTTTCCAATCAGATTAACCTGTTTGAAGCCTCTGCACTGGGCAAACTGGAAGAAACGGCCTTTTTGACCGAGCGCCATCCAACATTGGTAAACACCTTTTCAAAAGATGGCTTCACGGCCCTTGGTTTGGCAGCATATTTTGGGAATGAAGAAATTACCCGGCTGCTGATTTTGAGAGGTGCAGATGTAAATACACCTGCAAATAATGGCTTTAATGTATTTCCTATTCACTCGGCCGTGGCCTCCGGCAACCATAACATTACAAAAATGTTAATTAATGCCGGCGCCAATGTAAATGTGACGCAACAGGCCGGTTTTACTCCACTGCATGCCGCAGCACAACAGGGCGATATTGAAATAATCATCTTATTGTTGGAAAATGGAGCCGAAGTAGACGTAAAAATGGAAGATGGAAAATTGCCGGCCGACCTGGCAAGGGAAAAAGGCTTTAACGAAATTGCAGAGATACTAAGTGTTTAA
- a CDS encoding PspC domain-containing protein, whose amino-acid sequence MFQRMVTFFEKQSFGVCTYLAERLNISISKIRLFFIYASFLAVGFPIVFYILAALVLDVRHYIKKIRMRVWDV is encoded by the coding sequence ATGTTCCAGCGGATGGTTACCTTTTTTGAAAAGCAGAGTTTTGGCGTATGTACCTATTTGGCCGAGCGCTTAAATATATCTATCAGTAAAATCAGACTTTTTTTTATTTATGCTTCGTTTCTGGCGGTTGGTTTCCCGATTGTATTTTACATTCTGGCAGCGTTGGTATTGGATGTACGTCACTACATTAAAAAGATCAGGATGCGGGTATGGGATGTTTAA